CTGGTCCTCCTCGACGACGCCGCTCGCGGCGGCCTCGTGCAGCACTGCCGTGAGTGCCGCCTCGAGTGTCTCCTCGTCCGTCGGCTTGACGACCCGGGCGTGCTGATCGGGCTCGGTGACGAACGTCTCGATAACACCCTCGAACTGCTCCGCGCCGGTCGTGTACTCCTCGGCGAAAAGGCGAAGGCGCTGGCCCGTGCTCGGGGCGGAGTCGAGTTCGATTTCGACCTGTTCGACGTCCGGGTCCTGCAGTCGGCTTACCTCCTCGCGTTCGGCCCGCTCGATTGCGTCCCGAAGGTCGGCCGGCGCGTTCCCGGACTGGGTCTGGGCGGTGGTGACCCAGTCCGTTTCGAGGACGTCGAGGTTCTCGTCGAGATACCGTCTGGCGACGACAGTGGGTTCGGCTCGGTGCATTGGTTTGGTCTACATGACCGCGGTGTCGGCCTTCAAACCGATAGTTAACATGGAAACCAAACTACCACCCACCAAATTTTGCACGTTAACTGTGGAGGGTTGCGTCGTCGTCGAACAGTGCCTGCAGGAGCTTGCGCTGGGCCGCTTGCAGGTGTTTGTAGACGGCCGGACGCGAGATGTCGAAACTGGTCCCGAGTTCCTCGCCCGTGATCTGCTTTGGCGTCTCGTAGTACCCGCCGTAGTAGGCCGCGCGGAGGATCTCGCGCTGTCGGTCGGTCAGCAGCTCACTCGTGCTGGTCAAAAGCCCCGCGTCCTGGGGCGTTCGGGTTCGCCGGGCCGTCAGTTCGACGTCCGTGTACTGGGTGCCCACCCAGGCGATGACCGGGCGAACCGGCTGCTCCGCGGTTTGAACGAGCGTGACCGTCGCCCCTGTTGGGGTCCCAATGGCTTCGGCGAGCCGGCCGCCGTGGTCCCTGATCCCGTCCGCGAGCATCGGTTTGGCCATTTCGACGGTCAGCTGCCCGTGTTCCGGGGCGCCAAACCAGTCGGCCGAGACGATCTTCGTGTTCTCCTGAACTGCCTCGAAGACCGCCTCCGGGTCCCCGTCCAGGACCGTCCAGAGCTCCGTGACCGTTCCGTCGGTCGTCGCCAGGATCGTCTCGAACCGGATCTCGCCGTCGGTTCGCTCGGCCACCCGGTAGAGTGGATACTGTGGGTCCTGGATCGAAAATTCCACCTCGACGGTATCGGACGCCGCGCCGGCGTTCCGGATGGTCACGGTGCGAATCGAGGTCGCCAGAAGCGACCCGACGTCCGCGAGCAACTCCTCGTACAGCGCATCGAAGGCCTCGGCCTGCCGGCTGAAGACGGTCAACACGCCATAGAGGACATCGTCCTGTTCGAGCGGGATGGCAAGCACCGACCGGAACCGACCGGTCAGCGCCTGGGTCGCCCAGGGCTGCTCGGGCACGTTCCGCGGGATCTGTGAGACGTTTCGCAGCCGGTGGTCGTCGGCGGCCTGCTGGGCGGGACAGAGCGTCTCCCCGACGGTCGTGGTGTCGATCGCGTCCAGGTAGCCACGATCCTCACCGGCCCAGGCCGCGGGCGTGAGTTCGGCGTCGTTTGCCTCCGGCCGGCCGATCCACGCGAAGTCCACCGGGTCGGTCCTGACCACCTCCTCACAGACACTCGCCTCGAGTTCCTCGCGGGTGTCACTCTCGGCGAAGCGCCGCTGGATCGCCCCGACGGCGCTCAGCAGGTCGGTCAGTTCGGCCGTCCGGGTCTGCTGGGTCTGGAGCTGTTCGTCGGCCTGGCGACGCTTGTGTTCCTGCTCGATGCGTTCGAGGATGGCCGCCGCGTTCGTCGCGATGAGTTCCAGCCACTGTCGATCGTCCGCAGACACGGTCCCGTCCGGCTCGATCCCGACCAAAAGGAGCCCGAAGGCCCCGATCGGGACGACGAGCAGGGCCTCGATGTCGGGTCCCTCGGCCGGGGCCCAGGGCGTCTCCGCCATCGTGAGGCGGTCGGTTTCCTGTGCCCGGTAGCTCTCCCAGATCGGGTTCGGCCCGGGTTCGATCGGGGGGACGGCGTCGACGGGTATCTCCAGTGCCGGCGAGACGGCCTGGGCCCGCAACACGCCAGCAGTCTCGTCGTAGCCAAGCACGGCAAAGCGGGCGACAGAGAGGGTTTCCCGGACCGCGTCGATGATCCCTTCGAAGAGGGCCGGTTTCGACTTCGCGGTCAACAGTTCGCGGGTCGCCCCCACCAACTCGTGCAGGCGCTGGCTGCGCCGTTCGAGCTCCTGCTCGCGTCGCTTCCGGTCGGTGATGTCGGTGACAAAGCCCTCCAGTTTCGGCTCCTGGGCCCCGATCTGGGTGACCGGCTGGCCTTGCTCCCAGAGCCACTTCTCCTCGCCGGAACGGGTTCGAATTCGATAGGTCACTGTGAAGGGCCGCCCGGCGTCGACCGCGGCGCTCGTCTGCTCTCTAACCCGCTCTCGATCTTCGGGGTGGACGAGCGCTTCCTCCCAGTTGACCGCCCCCGAGACGAGTTCCTTCGCCGTGTAGCCGGTCAGCTCTTTGGCCCGCCCCCGAACCAGCTCCATCGGCCAGCCCTGTTCGTTTTTACAGCGGTAGACGATCCCCGGCAGGTTGCTGATGAGGGTGTCCAGTTGGCGCTGTTGTTCCTTCTGGGCCGAGACGTCACGACTCGTGACCACCAGCCCCTCGAAGTCGTGATCCTCGAGGAGGGCCTGCCCGCGGCTCTCCACCCAGGTCCAGGATCCGTCCGCGGTTCGAATCCGGTACTCCAGGGGTTCGACCGACTGGTCGCCGTGCATGCGCCGGGTGAACTCCTCCCTGACGAGTTCGCGGTCGGCCGGGTGGATGAACTCGAAGGCGTCCTCGCCGACCCGGCCGGAGGGATACTGACCAGTGATCTCCTCCATGCCGGGACTCTCGTACTGGAGGCGTCCCTCGGCGTCGATCACAGTCACGGCGTCCTGGATGCTCTCCAGGAAGAGCTCGTAGCGTTCGAGTTCGAGTTCCCGTTCCTTGCGGTCGGTGATGTCCTGAACGACACCGATCGCCTCGACGGGTTTTGCGTGGCCGGGCTCGCTGAACGACTCGACTTTCTCGCGCATCCAGCGGATCTCCGCGCCCAACTTCACCCGGTATTCGATGTCGTAGCTGCCACCGGATTCGAGGACCCGCTCCCATTGGCCCTCGACGCGGTCGCGGTCGGCGGGGTGGACCTGGCCCATGAACTTCTCGCCGGTGAACCGCTCGCTGCCGGAGACGTCCCGCAGGTCGTAGTACCAGCTGGTGATGTTCGCGATCCGCTGGGCCTCCCGCAGGTGGGTCTCGATCTGTCGCTCCCGGTTCTTGCGGTCGGTGATCTCCCGGGTCGAGCCCACGATGTACTGCACCTCGTCCTCGACGACGACCGGGGCCAGTCGGGTCCACCAGTGGGTCTGGCGGCCGTCCATTTCCAATTCCTGCTCCACGTCCAGGGACTCGCGGTTCTCGGCACAGCGCTGATATCGATCGGCGATCTCCCCGCCCCGCTTCGGGCCGAAGACCTCCTGGGGGGTCTGCCCCTCGAGCTCGGCGGCCGAAAGGGGGCTCGCCTCCTCGTAGGCCGGATTGACCCGATCGATGGTGAACTCCTCGCCGACGTCGACGATGAACGTTGCCTCGCGATGGTCCTCGAACAGGGTCTCGGCCAGTTTTCGGTTCCGGAGACGGTTCTTCCGGGCCTGGAGGTTCCGCGCCACGCTCACGATGACTCGTTGATCCGTACAGGAAAGCAGCGACGAGGTGATCTCGACGGGGACTTCTTCCCCACTCGCCGTG
This region of Halodesulfurarchaeum sp. HSR-GB genomic DNA includes:
- a CDS encoding PAS domain S-box protein; translation: MDDGTTLRSALFEASGALLLGIDAATGEIIEANERASEIFGQPRADLLGSTVGTATGFTDLEAMLARVPAPDANHEFTTTGLHPEDAQSPAVTLTRRPVAHDGNEYIVLTGQVHPGGEPDDGESESVRWHVLKDVIDQISDAAFVHDEAGRFRAVNQAAIDLLGYEEDELVGADPSLFDPAVSDAHLGPRLAELEREESVQFEATYVTASGEEVPVEITSSLLSCTDQRVIVSVARNLQARKNRLRNRKLAETLFEDHREATFIVDVGEEFTIDRVNPAYEEASPLSAAELEGQTPQEVFGPKRGGEIADRYQRCAENRESLDVEQELEMDGRQTHWWTRLAPVVVEDEVQYIVGSTREITDRKNRERQIETHLREAQRIANITSWYYDLRDVSGSERFTGEKFMGQVHPADRDRVEGQWERVLESGGSYDIEYRVKLGAEIRWMREKVESFSEPGHAKPVEAIGVVQDITDRKERELELERYELFLESIQDAVTVIDAEGRLQYESPGMEEITGQYPSGRVGEDAFEFIHPADRELVREEFTRRMHGDQSVEPLEYRIRTADGSWTWVESRGQALLEDHDFEGLVVTSRDVSAQKEQQRQLDTLISNLPGIVYRCKNEQGWPMELVRGRAKELTGYTAKELVSGAVNWEEALVHPEDRERVREQTSAAVDAGRPFTVTYRIRTRSGEEKWLWEQGQPVTQIGAQEPKLEGFVTDITDRKRREQELERRSQRLHELVGATRELLTAKSKPALFEGIIDAVRETLSVARFAVLGYDETAGVLRAQAVSPALEIPVDAVPPIEPGPNPIWESYRAQETDRLTMAETPWAPAEGPDIEALLVVPIGAFGLLLVGIEPDGTVSADDRQWLELIATNAAAILERIEQEHKRRQADEQLQTQQTRTAELTDLLSAVGAIQRRFAESDTREELEASVCEEVVRTDPVDFAWIGRPEANDAELTPAAWAGEDRGYLDAIDTTTVGETLCPAQQAADDHRLRNVSQIPRNVPEQPWATQALTGRFRSVLAIPLEQDDVLYGVLTVFSRQAEAFDALYEELLADVGSLLATSIRTVTIRNAGAASDTVEVEFSIQDPQYPLYRVAERTDGEIRFETILATTDGTVTELWTVLDGDPEAVFEAVQENTKIVSADWFGAPEHGQLTVEMAKPMLADGIRDHGGRLAEAIGTPTGATVTLVQTAEQPVRPVIAWVGTQYTDVELTARRTRTPQDAGLLTSTSELLTDRQREILRAAYYGGYYETPKQITGEELGTSFDISRPAVYKHLQAAQRKLLQALFDDDATLHS